Proteins from one Rosa chinensis cultivar Old Blush chromosome 7, RchiOBHm-V2, whole genome shotgun sequence genomic window:
- the LOC112176200 gene encoding disease resistance protein RPM1-like isoform X2: MEWPESSKPEEVKHPKEVEEEEKFKVGLQSGRLKPPPQMSVPVIDNASSTWDIMRGLGPEGQTSHEEVEEEDNLITSDDEEDHISIKEIVSSSGYSSTTWNDDDSSSTTTDPSTISSWEKETSRGYLPLYEGISDKVTKTMDPLKTRQKPKFVRCNALKHIDYDAVTSSSSSLCHHSAGSPLYSGSVNISDRTSFQVEENDGELEQICKELGFSCPESLEFHSTNSELKLKENCNRKEMEEVEIDKRADEETNLRAEENFKLPGVLHNSASSFMHPELLAIEPDSFIPLQTSGVSLRLIGQLPRNFLLNFKFLTALHLSRKLDFDLPSSIGDVKSLQCLDVSYTPISWLPESIGLLQKLQTLKLRSCRNLVQLPESITSLDELQTLHLRACVNLIALPKGIKVLIKLRDLDVINCPKLKLSGEPNEKLISSEINLSESLELKESYANLQEKVVHEDEEYDSLPKQLKRLCLYCSLFPSHYEFRRDELVQMWIAEGLIEEIHGGVMEDIGGEYFMSLRNKSFLVPSRCDYRLDFDSVFSVPIYNPGHLLYKGNPLKLSRLGRTIAPFEYFVAVDGRLDGALEMTQHLSLICKDIDEMTFGVLKKFKHLRTLLVLAGCGSSIKYVPRDLFLSFRELRTLNLSQTLVSELPSSIRNAKSLRYLDLSNTLITRLPESIDSLHTLQTVRLRGCVHFLQLPKGMKKLINLRHIDLDIIRQLRSMPPHLGSLTNLQTLSAFLVGRDAGCRVGELKNLNDLRGVLRISRLENVSCQEEAKEAALIEKIYLQRLELRWSSVFAENTEEQEKILECLQPHAGLKELQIQQYAGSRLPTWISNPCFTELIVLTLYRCKHCELLPSIGQLPMLKSLSIIEMNEVKEINYQFLGKKNPVDQGFHAFSKLEILEVDIMLNLKLWKDVNIGDLPSLLKLTVDSCPELTTLPSLSWLKSLKHLELRRCPKILTWPCDGLPASLESFIVIDCPELKEWCRVMEGEDWRKKCHLPSIWLDCEEVSKSQNME; this comes from the exons ATGGAATGGCCCGAGAGTTCGAAACCCGAGGAAGTGAAGCACCCAAAGGAggtcgaggaagaggagaaaTTTAAGGTTGGTCTGCAGTCAGGACGGCTTAAGCCGCCGCCGCAGATGAGTGTTCCAGTGATTGACAATGCATCCTCGACATGGGACATTATGAGGGGCTTAGGGCCCGAAGGTCAAACTTCTCatgaagaagtagaagaagagGATAATTTGATTacttctgatgatgaagaagatcatATTTCGATTAAAGAGATTGTATCGAGCTCCGGGTATTCTTCTACTACTTGGAATGACGATGACTCTTCTAGCACTACCACAGACCCCTCCACTATTTCTTCTTGGGAAAAGGAAACCTCTCGCGGGTATTTACCCCTGTATGAAGGAATTTCCGA TAAGGTAACTAAAACGATGGATCCCCTGAAGACCCGACAGAAGCCAAAGTTCGTTAGGTGCAATGCGCTGAAGCACATTGACTATGATGCTGTtacatcttcttcctcctcgcTCTGCCACCACTCTGCGGGGTCACCACTCTACTCAGGCTCGGTCAATATTTCAGACCGGACGAGCTTCCAAGTAGAAGAAAACGACGGTGAGTTAGAACAGATATGCAAGGAGTTGGGATTCTCCTGCCCTGAGTCCTTGGAGTTCCACTCGACGAACTCG GAATTGAAGCTAAAGGAGAACTGCAATCGCAAAGAAATGGAAGAAGTAGAAATTGATAAAAGAGCTGATGAAGAAACTAATTTGAGAGCAGAAGAAAACTTCAAATTACCAGGAGTATTACATAATAGCGCTTCTTCTTTTATGCATCCAGAACTGTTGG CAATTGAGCCCGACTCGTTCATTCCATTACAAACCTCTGGTGTCTCTCTGCGCTTGATCGGACAACTTCCTCGTAATTTTTTGTTGAACTTCAAGTTCTTGACTGCCTTGCATCTTAGTCGAAAGCTGGATTTTGATTTGCCAAGTTCAATTGGGGATGTAAAATCCTTACAATGTCTTGATGTCTCATATACACCAATCTCATGGTTGCCCGAATCCATAGGTTTACTTCAAAAGTTACAGACCCTAAAACTCAGAAGTTGTAGAAACCTCGTTCAGTTGCCTGAATCAATTACTTCTCTTGATGAGTTACAGACCTTACATCTCAGAGCTTGTGTCAACCTTATTGCTTTACCTAAGGGAATAAAGGTACTAATAAAGCTGCGTGATCTTGATGTTATTAACTGTCCGAAATTGAAACTTTCAGGGGAGCCAAATGAGAAGCTGATTTCTTCAGAAATAAATTTGTCAGAGTCATTGGAATTGAAGGAAAGCTATGCAAATTTGCAAGAAAAGGTTGTGcatgaagatgaagaatatgACAGTTTACCCAAACAATTAAAAAGGTTATGTCTGTATTGTTCTCTCTTTCCATCACATTATGAGTTTAGAAGAGATGAGTTGGTTCAAATGTGGATAGCTGAAGGCCTTATTGAAGAGATCCACGGAGGGGTAATGGAGGACATTGGTGGTGAGTATTTCATGTCTTTGCGGAACAAAAGTTTTCTTGTGCCTTCAAGATGTGACTACAGATTGGATTTTGATTCGGTATTTTCTGTGCCCATTTATAATCCTGGCCACTTATTGTATAAAGGAAATCCACTCAAGCTTTCACGTTTGGGAAGGACAATTGCTCCGTTTGAGTATTTCGTAGCTGTGGATGGTAGGTTGGATGGTGCCTTGGAAATGACACAGCATTTGTCTTTAATTTGCAAAGACATTGATGAGATGACTTTTGGGGTTCTTAAAAAATTTAAGCATTTGCGTACACTTCTTGTGCTTGCTGGTTGTGGATCTTCCATCAAATATGTTCCTCGTGATCTGTTTTTGAGCTTCAGGGAATTGAGAACACTGAATTTGAGTCAAACACTCGTCTCTGAATTGCCAAGTTCCATTCGAAATGCAAAGTCATTACGATACCTTGATCTCTCCAATACTCTTATTACAAGGTTGCCGGAATCAATAGATTCTCTTCACACTTTACAGACAGTAAGACTCAGAGGTTGTGTACACTTTCTTCAATTGCCAAAGGGGATGAAGAAGCTAATCAATCTACGACATATCGATTTGGATATCATTCGACAGTTAAGGTCCATGCCTCCCCATTTGGGAAGCTTAACCAACCTTCAGACTTTGTCAGCATTTCTTGTTGGTCGAGATGCTGGGTGCCGTGTAGGAGAGCTTAAGAATTTGAATGATCTCAGAGGAGTACTTCGCATTTCAAGGCTTGAAAATGTGTCATGCCAGGAAGAGGCTAAGGAAGCTGCTTTGATCGAAAAGATATACCTGCAAAGGTTGGAGCTCCGCTGGAGTAGTGTGTTCGCCGAGAATACGGAAGAGCAAGAGAAAATTCTTGAATGTCTTCAACCTCATGCTGGCCTTAAAGAGCTACAAATACAACAATATGCCGGGTCAAGACTTCCAACTTGGATTAGCAATCCATGTTTTACTGAACTTATTGTTCTTACTCTCTACAGATGCAAACACTGTGAGCTTCTCCCATCTATTGGGCAGTTACCAATGCTAAAGTCTCTTTCTATTATAGAAATGAATGAGGTGAAAGAAATCAACTACCAGTTTTTGGGAAAGAAAAACCCAGTTGATCAAGGGTTTCATGCATTTTCGAAACTGGAGATACTAGAAGTTGACATCATGCTCAATTTGAAACTGTGGAAGGATGTAAACATTGGTGACTTACCTTCCTTACTTAAACTCACAGTTGATTCTTGCCCTGAACTTACCACTCTTCCATCACTGTCTTGGCTCAAATCCCTCAAGCATTTGGAACTCAGGCGCTGTCCAAAAATTCTGACCTGGCCTTGTGATGGACTACCAGCATCACTTGAATCTTTCATAGTAATAGATTGCCCGGAACTGAAAGAATGGTGCCGCGTGATGGAAGGTGAAGATTGGAGGAAGAAATGCCATCTCCCTAGCATATGGCTTGATTGTGAAGAG GTATCCAAGTCCCAGAATATGGAATAA
- the LOC112176200 gene encoding disease resistance protein RPM1-like isoform X1, with the protein MEWPESSKPEEVKHPKEVEEEEKFKVGLQSGRLKPPPQMSVPVIDNASSTWDIMRGLGPEGQTSHEEVEEEDNLITSDDEEDHISIKEIVSSSGYSSTTWNDDDSSSTTTDPSTISSWEKETSRGYLPLYEGISDSKVTKTMDPLKTRQKPKFVRCNALKHIDYDAVTSSSSSLCHHSAGSPLYSGSVNISDRTSFQVEENDGELEQICKELGFSCPESLEFHSTNSELKLKENCNRKEMEEVEIDKRADEETNLRAEENFKLPGVLHNSASSFMHPELLAIEPDSFIPLQTSGVSLRLIGQLPRNFLLNFKFLTALHLSRKLDFDLPSSIGDVKSLQCLDVSYTPISWLPESIGLLQKLQTLKLRSCRNLVQLPESITSLDELQTLHLRACVNLIALPKGIKVLIKLRDLDVINCPKLKLSGEPNEKLISSEINLSESLELKESYANLQEKVVHEDEEYDSLPKQLKRLCLYCSLFPSHYEFRRDELVQMWIAEGLIEEIHGGVMEDIGGEYFMSLRNKSFLVPSRCDYRLDFDSVFSVPIYNPGHLLYKGNPLKLSRLGRTIAPFEYFVAVDGRLDGALEMTQHLSLICKDIDEMTFGVLKKFKHLRTLLVLAGCGSSIKYVPRDLFLSFRELRTLNLSQTLVSELPSSIRNAKSLRYLDLSNTLITRLPESIDSLHTLQTVRLRGCVHFLQLPKGMKKLINLRHIDLDIIRQLRSMPPHLGSLTNLQTLSAFLVGRDAGCRVGELKNLNDLRGVLRISRLENVSCQEEAKEAALIEKIYLQRLELRWSSVFAENTEEQEKILECLQPHAGLKELQIQQYAGSRLPTWISNPCFTELIVLTLYRCKHCELLPSIGQLPMLKSLSIIEMNEVKEINYQFLGKKNPVDQGFHAFSKLEILEVDIMLNLKLWKDVNIGDLPSLLKLTVDSCPELTTLPSLSWLKSLKHLELRRCPKILTWPCDGLPASLESFIVIDCPELKEWCRVMEGEDWRKKCHLPSIWLDCEEVSKSQNME; encoded by the exons ATGGAATGGCCCGAGAGTTCGAAACCCGAGGAAGTGAAGCACCCAAAGGAggtcgaggaagaggagaaaTTTAAGGTTGGTCTGCAGTCAGGACGGCTTAAGCCGCCGCCGCAGATGAGTGTTCCAGTGATTGACAATGCATCCTCGACATGGGACATTATGAGGGGCTTAGGGCCCGAAGGTCAAACTTCTCatgaagaagtagaagaagagGATAATTTGATTacttctgatgatgaagaagatcatATTTCGATTAAAGAGATTGTATCGAGCTCCGGGTATTCTTCTACTACTTGGAATGACGATGACTCTTCTAGCACTACCACAGACCCCTCCACTATTTCTTCTTGGGAAAAGGAAACCTCTCGCGGGTATTTACCCCTGTATGAAGGAATTTCCGA caGTAAGGTAACTAAAACGATGGATCCCCTGAAGACCCGACAGAAGCCAAAGTTCGTTAGGTGCAATGCGCTGAAGCACATTGACTATGATGCTGTtacatcttcttcctcctcgcTCTGCCACCACTCTGCGGGGTCACCACTCTACTCAGGCTCGGTCAATATTTCAGACCGGACGAGCTTCCAAGTAGAAGAAAACGACGGTGAGTTAGAACAGATATGCAAGGAGTTGGGATTCTCCTGCCCTGAGTCCTTGGAGTTCCACTCGACGAACTCG GAATTGAAGCTAAAGGAGAACTGCAATCGCAAAGAAATGGAAGAAGTAGAAATTGATAAAAGAGCTGATGAAGAAACTAATTTGAGAGCAGAAGAAAACTTCAAATTACCAGGAGTATTACATAATAGCGCTTCTTCTTTTATGCATCCAGAACTGTTGG CAATTGAGCCCGACTCGTTCATTCCATTACAAACCTCTGGTGTCTCTCTGCGCTTGATCGGACAACTTCCTCGTAATTTTTTGTTGAACTTCAAGTTCTTGACTGCCTTGCATCTTAGTCGAAAGCTGGATTTTGATTTGCCAAGTTCAATTGGGGATGTAAAATCCTTACAATGTCTTGATGTCTCATATACACCAATCTCATGGTTGCCCGAATCCATAGGTTTACTTCAAAAGTTACAGACCCTAAAACTCAGAAGTTGTAGAAACCTCGTTCAGTTGCCTGAATCAATTACTTCTCTTGATGAGTTACAGACCTTACATCTCAGAGCTTGTGTCAACCTTATTGCTTTACCTAAGGGAATAAAGGTACTAATAAAGCTGCGTGATCTTGATGTTATTAACTGTCCGAAATTGAAACTTTCAGGGGAGCCAAATGAGAAGCTGATTTCTTCAGAAATAAATTTGTCAGAGTCATTGGAATTGAAGGAAAGCTATGCAAATTTGCAAGAAAAGGTTGTGcatgaagatgaagaatatgACAGTTTACCCAAACAATTAAAAAGGTTATGTCTGTATTGTTCTCTCTTTCCATCACATTATGAGTTTAGAAGAGATGAGTTGGTTCAAATGTGGATAGCTGAAGGCCTTATTGAAGAGATCCACGGAGGGGTAATGGAGGACATTGGTGGTGAGTATTTCATGTCTTTGCGGAACAAAAGTTTTCTTGTGCCTTCAAGATGTGACTACAGATTGGATTTTGATTCGGTATTTTCTGTGCCCATTTATAATCCTGGCCACTTATTGTATAAAGGAAATCCACTCAAGCTTTCACGTTTGGGAAGGACAATTGCTCCGTTTGAGTATTTCGTAGCTGTGGATGGTAGGTTGGATGGTGCCTTGGAAATGACACAGCATTTGTCTTTAATTTGCAAAGACATTGATGAGATGACTTTTGGGGTTCTTAAAAAATTTAAGCATTTGCGTACACTTCTTGTGCTTGCTGGTTGTGGATCTTCCATCAAATATGTTCCTCGTGATCTGTTTTTGAGCTTCAGGGAATTGAGAACACTGAATTTGAGTCAAACACTCGTCTCTGAATTGCCAAGTTCCATTCGAAATGCAAAGTCATTACGATACCTTGATCTCTCCAATACTCTTATTACAAGGTTGCCGGAATCAATAGATTCTCTTCACACTTTACAGACAGTAAGACTCAGAGGTTGTGTACACTTTCTTCAATTGCCAAAGGGGATGAAGAAGCTAATCAATCTACGACATATCGATTTGGATATCATTCGACAGTTAAGGTCCATGCCTCCCCATTTGGGAAGCTTAACCAACCTTCAGACTTTGTCAGCATTTCTTGTTGGTCGAGATGCTGGGTGCCGTGTAGGAGAGCTTAAGAATTTGAATGATCTCAGAGGAGTACTTCGCATTTCAAGGCTTGAAAATGTGTCATGCCAGGAAGAGGCTAAGGAAGCTGCTTTGATCGAAAAGATATACCTGCAAAGGTTGGAGCTCCGCTGGAGTAGTGTGTTCGCCGAGAATACGGAAGAGCAAGAGAAAATTCTTGAATGTCTTCAACCTCATGCTGGCCTTAAAGAGCTACAAATACAACAATATGCCGGGTCAAGACTTCCAACTTGGATTAGCAATCCATGTTTTACTGAACTTATTGTTCTTACTCTCTACAGATGCAAACACTGTGAGCTTCTCCCATCTATTGGGCAGTTACCAATGCTAAAGTCTCTTTCTATTATAGAAATGAATGAGGTGAAAGAAATCAACTACCAGTTTTTGGGAAAGAAAAACCCAGTTGATCAAGGGTTTCATGCATTTTCGAAACTGGAGATACTAGAAGTTGACATCATGCTCAATTTGAAACTGTGGAAGGATGTAAACATTGGTGACTTACCTTCCTTACTTAAACTCACAGTTGATTCTTGCCCTGAACTTACCACTCTTCCATCACTGTCTTGGCTCAAATCCCTCAAGCATTTGGAACTCAGGCGCTGTCCAAAAATTCTGACCTGGCCTTGTGATGGACTACCAGCATCACTTGAATCTTTCATAGTAATAGATTGCCCGGAACTGAAAGAATGGTGCCGCGTGATGGAAGGTGAAGATTGGAGGAAGAAATGCCATCTCCCTAGCATATGGCTTGATTGTGAAGAG GTATCCAAGTCCCAGAATATGGAATAA
- the LOC112176202 gene encoding putative disease resistance RPP13-like protein 1: MATTIASLVLSTGITSAVLQVLLDRIANFTQTKITQFTQLHVEFLKLGATMSKAKALVDDVENKKCFPEACRILLEDVKSVVLDADDLLDEIDMDLEKRNSTDFNKNQVSQMFLSSRRFNIPSELSKIHKELGGLVEKLESYCMINSGQPQMAAPVIPSTSLVDESSIIARGSDKEKIIQMVLSEQGEGGGNVSVIPIVGMGGIGKTALAQLVYNDPDVVKNFDFKIWVSVSLSYDVVKITKSIFYSLTEQVSRLSELKGAFELSDLSKYFELSLNDIHIQLRKKLRGKKFLLVLDDMWNENPREWDVLKLPFQVAAQGSKIVMTTRSEIASSILSGAPAYHLDTLSHNDCWTIIKQTAGLGDALEKELIGLKIAKKCKGLPLAAKVIGIVLRYKSGVRKWDALLKCELWESPEHGNHIYPALKLSYDNLSSYLRRCFTYCSIFPRDHEFEKDDLVQLWAAEGFIQAQGREEIEDIGREYFGGLCSRSFFQVSDDDQPRYKMHDLIHDLARLVSANISFSMEDNISTILPIPRHARYSSLLCQDIKPSTLEVFHRYEKLRTFMLLSEHASNLYQVPYDFFIKLGRLRVLNMSHSGISDLPDSIKNLIHLRYLNLSHTSIKRLPKSIADIYGLETLKLKNCCELLQLPDNLKNLIKLRHLDFDGYRLISSMPIEVGKLTGLETLPAFIVGKHKGYQIGELKNMRFLRGSICITNLENVASSVEGEAAMLHEKQYLEKLELEWNEMGAQTVEQEVLTSLKPHVGLRELRVTGYCGLIFPNWIADSSFCKLERIDIDKCHFCTLLPSLGQLPALKYLLIQDMRALENVDLLLCGSAGSFPSLETLTFRDMTKLKIWSGINENDMPHLRVLIIDSCPELVTLPSTHYLRSLEMLEINRCPELQSLPREGLPLSLACLIISESDILKERCEVQGADWDKIKSVPNIMIDDEVIPMEGRQN, encoded by the coding sequence ATGGCGACGACTATAGCGTCTCTAGTGCTTTCGACCGGCATCACTTCGGCAGTTCTTCAGGTTCTTCTCGACAGAATTGCCAATTTCACCCAAACAAAGATAACCCAGTTTACCCAGCTGCACGTCGAGTTCTTGAAGTTGGGAGCAACAATGTCCAAGGCTAAAGCTCTTGTGGATGATGTAGAGAACAAGAAATGCTTTCCAGAGGCTTGCCGAATTTTGCTGGAAGATGTCAAAAGTGTTGTTTTAGATGCCGATGATTTGCTGGATGAGATTGACATGGACCTCGAAAAGAGGAATTCTACTGACTTCAATAAGAATCAGGTTAGTCAAATGTTCCTATCATCTCGTAGATTCAATATTCCTTCTGAGCTGAGCAAGATCCATAAAGAACTGGGTGGTTTAGTAGAGAAACTGGAGAGCTACTGTATGATCAATTCGGGTCAACCTCAAATGGCTGCTCCTGTTATTCCCAGTACTTCTTTAGTAGATGAATCTTCTATAATTGCAAGAGGTTCAGACAAGGAAAAGATCATTCAGATGGTCTTGTCTGAGCAAGGAGAGGGTGGAGGAAATGTTTCTGTGATTCCAATAGTGGGAATGGGCGGAATTGGGAAAACAGCACTTGCTCAACTTGTTTACAATGATCCAGAtgtggttaaaaattttgattttaaaatctGGGTATCTGTTTCTTTGAGCTATGATGTTGTCAAGATTACAAAATCCATTTTCTACTCTCTTACTGAGCAAGTGTCTCGGTTGTCTGAACTCAAGGGAGCTTTTGAGTTGTCTGATCTAAGCAAATATTTTGAGTTGAGTCTTAATGACATTCATATTCAGTTACGAAAGAAGTTGAGGGGGAAGAAGTTTTTGCTTGTACTTGATGATATGTGGAATGAGAATCCTAGAGAGTGGGATGTATTGAAATTGCCTTTTCAAGTTGCAGCACAAGGAAGCAAGATTGTGATGACTACCCGAAGCGAAATTGCTTCGTCTATTCTTTCTGGTGCTCCTGCTTATCATTTGGATACTTTGTCTCATAATGATTGCTGGACAATCATTAAACAGACGGCAGGACTAGGTGATGCACTTGAAAAGGAGTTGATTGGGTTAAAGATAGCTAAGAAGTGCAAAGGGCTTCCTTTGGCGGCGAAAGTGATTGGAATTGTCTTACGTTATAAATCTGGAGTGAGGAAGTGGGATGCTTTGTTAAAATGTGAGCTTTGGGAATCTCCAGAACATGGAAACCATATCTATCCAGCACTTAAGTTGAGCTATGATAATTTATCTTCTTATTTGAGAAGATGTTTCACTTATTGTTCTATCTTCCCACGTGATCATGAATTTGAAAAAGATGATTTGGTTCAGTTATGGGCAGCAGAAGGCTTCATTCAAGCTCaaggaagagaagaaattgaagaCATTGGAAGAGAGTACTTTGGTGGGTTGTGTTCGAGGTCTTTTTTCCAAGTTTCAGATGATGATCAACCAAGATATAAAATGCATGACCTCATTCATGATTTGGCGAGATTGGTTTCAGCCAACATTTCCTTTTCCATGGAGGATAATATCTCAACCATCCTGCCCATACCTAGACATGCTCGGTATTCTTCATTGCTTTGTCAAGACATTAAGCCATCTACATTGGAGGTGTTTCACAGGTATGAGAAGCTGCGAACCTTTATGCTGCTTTCTGAACATGCTTCCAATCTTTACCAAGTTCCATATGATTTCTTTATAAAGTTGGGACGCTTAAGAGTGTTGAATATGAGTCATAGCGGCATCTCTGACTTGCCTGACTCTATTAAGAATTTGATACACCTTCGTTACCTAAATCTTAGTCATACCTCTATCAAAAGATTGCCGAAATCTATAGCAGATATATATGGGTTGGAAACACTTAAGCTCAAGAATTGTTGTGAGCTTCTTCAGTTGCCTGACAACTTGAAGAACTTGATTAAGCTACGACATCTTGACTTTGATGGATATCGTTTAATCAGTTCCATGCCAATAGAAGTTGGGAAACTGACCGGTCTTGAGACTCTGCCTGCATTTATAGTGGGAAAGCACAAAGGATATCAAATTGGGGAGCTCAAGAACATGAGGTTCCTTCGTGGATCCATTTGCATCACAAATCTTGAGAATGTGGCAAGTTCTGTAGAGGGTGAGGCTGCTATGTTACACGAGAAGCAATACCTAGAGAAGTTGGAGTTAGAATGGAATGAAATGGGTGCTCAAACAGTTGAACAAGAAGTTCTTACGAGCCTTAAACCTCATGTTGGGTTGAGAGAGTTACGAGTAACAGGCTATTGTGGTTTAATATTTCCAAATTGGATTGCTGACTCATCATTTTGCAAGCTTGAGAGAATCGACATAGACAAGTGCCATTTTTGTACACTTCTTCCTTCTCTTGGTCAACTTCCGGCGCTCAAGTATCTTCTCATTCAAGATATGCGTGCTTTGGAAAATGTGGATCTTCTGTTATGTGGGTCGGCAGGTAGTTTTCCGTCATTGGAGACACTTACATTTCGGGACATGACAAAGTTGAAGATTTGGTCAGGAATAAATGAAAATGACATGCCTCACCTTAGAGTGCTAATCATTGACTCTTGTCCAGAATTGGTCACACTACCTTCAACACATTACCTAAGATCACTTGAAATGTTAGAAATAAATCGTTGCCCTGAGCTTCAATCATTGCCAAGGGAAGGACTGCCACTCTCACTCGCATGTCTGATAATTTCGGAAAGTGATATTTTAAAGGAGCGATGCGAGGTGCAAGGTGCAGATTGGGACAAGATCAAATCAGTCCCCAACATAATGATTGATGACGAAGTGATTCCCATGGAAGGACGTCAGAATTGA